In Campylobacter showae CSUNSWCD, one genomic interval encodes:
- a CDS encoding nicotinate phosphoribosyltransferase, with product MTQFDARNVSMVMDLYELTMAEGYFKSGDQPRVAFDVFYRKVPDGGGFAIFAGLEQIIEYVENLRFDESDVGYLRSLNLFSEDFLDYLRKFRFRGDIYAFAEGTIIYPQEPFMTVVASPIDAQLIETAILSQINHQSLIATKARRIVKAADGRSVFDFGARRAHNLDAAIYGARAAYIGGADGTATVLAAKAFGIPTTGTMAHSWVMYFGDEFEAFKRYALLYPDSASLLVDTYDVLHSGVPNAIKTAKEVLEPLGKRLKAVRLDSGDLAYLSKKTRAMLDAAGLQDCKIIVSNSLDEYTIASILTQGGRIDGFGVGERLITSKSDPVFSGVYKLVAVENKGIFSPRIKVSEAVEKMTNPGLKKVWRIYKGGQAVADLITNADETPNLSKPYRYIDPEKPWKELYFEGCTARQLQNLVVKDGKRVGENVNLAKIREYVKEQLENEIWQEEQRFENPHKHYVDMSVDYYEMKMELLRSTKNK from the coding sequence ATGACGCAGTTTGACGCGAGAAATGTCAGCATGGTGATGGATCTTTACGAACTTACGATGGCGGAGGGGTATTTTAAAAGCGGAGATCAGCCGCGCGTGGCATTTGACGTTTTTTACCGCAAGGTGCCCGACGGCGGCGGTTTTGCGATATTTGCGGGACTTGAGCAGATCATAGAGTATGTAGAAAATTTACGCTTTGACGAGAGCGACGTTGGCTATCTGCGCTCGTTAAATTTATTTAGCGAGGATTTTTTAGATTATCTGCGCAAATTTCGCTTTAGAGGCGATATATACGCATTTGCCGAGGGTACGATCATCTATCCGCAAGAGCCTTTTATGACCGTCGTAGCCTCGCCTATCGACGCGCAGCTCATAGAAACCGCGATCCTATCGCAGATAAACCACCAAAGCCTCATCGCGACCAAGGCTAGGCGCATCGTAAAGGCCGCGGACGGCAGGAGCGTGTTTGACTTCGGCGCTAGGCGCGCGCACAACCTAGACGCCGCGATCTACGGCGCCAGAGCGGCCTACATCGGCGGCGCGGACGGTACGGCGACGGTGCTAGCGGCCAAGGCCTTTGGCATACCGACGACCGGTACGATGGCGCACAGCTGGGTGATGTATTTCGGCGACGAATTTGAAGCCTTTAAGCGCTACGCCCTGCTCTATCCAGACTCCGCTTCGCTGCTCGTAGATACCTACGACGTGCTGCATAGCGGCGTGCCAAATGCGATAAAAACGGCAAAAGAAGTGCTTGAGCCACTGGGCAAACGCCTAAAAGCAGTCAGGCTAGACTCCGGCGACCTGGCGTATCTATCTAAAAAAACGCGCGCGATGCTGGATGCCGCAGGGCTACAAGACTGTAAAATCATCGTCTCAAACAGTCTGGATGAATACACCATCGCCTCGATTTTAACCCAAGGCGGACGCATAGACGGCTTTGGCGTAGGCGAGCGCCTGATAACGTCAAAAAGCGATCCGGTTTTTAGCGGAGTCTATAAACTAGTTGCAGTCGAAAATAAAGGCATTTTTAGCCCGCGCATAAAAGTCTCAGAGGCCGTAGAAAAGATGACTAACCCGGGTCTAAAAAAAGTTTGGCGCATATATAAAGGCGGTCAAGCCGTCGCCGATTTAATCACGAACGCGGACGAAACGCCCAATCTCTCCAAACCCTACCGCTACATAGATCCCGAAAAACCGTGGAAGGAGCTGTATTTTGAGGGCTGCACGGCGCGGCAGCTACAAAATCTAGTCGTAAAAGATGGCAAACGCGTTGGTGAAAATGTAAATTTAGCAAAAATCAGAGAGTACGTAAAAGAGCAGCTCGAAAATGAAATTTGGCAGGAGGAGCAGCGCTTTGAAAACCCGCACAAGCACTACGTCGATATGAGCGTGGACTACTACGAGATGAAGATGGAGCTTTTACGTAGCACAAAAAATAAATAA
- the pepE gene encoding dipeptidase PepE, translated as MKQALLLSSSSYKDTGYLRHCKNWIHEFLKECGVWDEQVLFIPYAGVRRTNDEYEQKVIDCLEYKNIASIHKFSDPKRAVAEAKAICIGGGNTFALLYYLYKFDLVEAIRQRVEAGVPYFGWSAGANVAGSTMMTTNDMPIIMPKSFDALNIFPHQINPHFISGKIAGHNGESREERLEEFLIVNQKSLIYALPEGTALRLKGENATVMGMENSPVLKMAYQKETEFIKVGDSFKF; from the coding sequence ATGAAACAAGCCTTGCTACTAAGCAGCTCAAGCTACAAAGATACGGGCTATCTTAGGCATTGTAAAAACTGGATACACGAGTTTTTAAAAGAGTGCGGAGTTTGGGACGAGCAGGTGCTTTTCATCCCGTATGCCGGAGTTCGCCGCACAAACGACGAATACGAGCAAAAAGTCATCGACTGCCTGGAGTACAAAAATATCGCATCCATCCATAAATTTAGCGATCCAAAACGCGCCGTAGCCGAAGCTAAAGCCATCTGCATCGGCGGCGGAAACACCTTTGCGCTACTTTACTATCTTTATAAATTTGATTTAGTCGAAGCCATCAGACAAAGAGTGGAGGCGGGAGTGCCGTATTTTGGCTGGAGTGCGGGCGCAAACGTCGCTGGAAGCACGATGATGACGACAAACGACATGCCTATCATCATGCCAAAGAGCTTTGACGCGTTAAATATCTTCCCGCATCAGATAAATCCGCATTTTATCAGCGGTAAGATCGCCGGACACAACGGCGAAAGCAGGGAGGAGAGGCTGGAGGAGTTTTTGATAGTAAATCAAAAAAGCCTGATCTACGCGCTGCCCGAAGGTACGGCCCTAAGGTTAAAGGGCGAAAACGCAACCGTGATGGGCATGGAAAATAGTCCCGTCTTAAAAATGGCGTATCAAAAAGAAACCGAGTTCATAAAAGTCGGCGATAGCTTTAAATTTTAG
- the dcuC gene encoding C4-dicarboxylate transporter DcuC, producing MATAKLICAVIGLIAVVFLLVKKRETKTVLIGVGLVLCVICLNPLGALESFTKSMTSAGLIKAICASMGFAYVMKVTKCDQHLVLLLTKPMKNIGFLLIPATFVLTYFINIAIPSAAGCSAAVGATMIPLLMASGVRPAMAGAAVFAGTFGGVLSPGSAHNIFVTDMVKKTNEAYTVQDVIGVQFPNAVAAGIVVLIVISMTAIIFKDYQKGQDFSPKSASNAGEATQTKVNLLFALAPLIPLVILVVGGTGLNKISWLAWTKMGVAEAMILGAIIAVFITWTSPEKITKEFFNGMGSAYAEVMGIIIAAGVFVAGLKACGAIDAVTEWLKHSQEFVRYGGTFVPYLMGTVTGSGDAATMAFNQAITVHAADLGFAQDKLGMAAAISGALGRSSSPIAGAAIVCAGLAMVSPVEIAKRTAPAMAIAVCVIAFFML from the coding sequence ATGGCTACTGCTAAGCTAATCTGTGCGGTCATAGGCTTGATCGCCGTCGTGTTTTTATTGGTCAAAAAAAGAGAGACCAAAACTGTGCTCATCGGCGTGGGACTCGTACTCTGCGTCATCTGTCTAAACCCGCTCGGAGCGCTTGAGAGCTTTACGAAGTCGATGACCTCTGCGGGGCTTATCAAGGCGATCTGCGCCAGTATGGGCTTTGCCTACGTTATGAAGGTGACTAAGTGCGACCAGCACCTGGTTTTGCTACTTACTAAGCCGATGAAAAATATCGGATTTTTGCTGATTCCGGCTACATTCGTGCTGACTTATTTTATCAATATCGCGATACCGTCGGCTGCGGGCTGCTCGGCTGCGGTGGGAGCTACGATGATACCGCTTTTGATGGCCTCTGGCGTACGTCCTGCGATGGCGGGAGCTGCGGTGTTTGCGGGTACCTTTGGCGGCGTGCTAAGCCCCGGCTCTGCGCACAATATCTTCGTAACCGACATGGTTAAAAAGACAAACGAAGCCTACACCGTCCAAGACGTAATCGGCGTGCAGTTTCCAAACGCCGTAGCCGCTGGTATCGTCGTTTTGATCGTGATTAGTATGACGGCGATTATCTTTAAGGATTATCAAAAAGGACAGGATTTTTCGCCTAAATCGGCAAGTAACGCCGGTGAAGCGACGCAGACGAAGGTAAATTTACTCTTTGCTCTAGCGCCTCTCATCCCGCTAGTTATTCTCGTCGTCGGCGGTACTGGTCTAAATAAAATTTCGTGGCTAGCATGGACGAAGATGGGCGTGGCCGAGGCTATGATCCTTGGCGCTATCATCGCGGTTTTCATCACGTGGACGAGCCCGGAAAAGATCACTAAAGAGTTTTTTAACGGTATGGGTAGCGCCTACGCCGAGGTTATGGGTATCATCATCGCTGCCGGCGTTTTCGTAGCGGGTTTAAAGGCGTGCGGAGCGATCGACGCGGTCACCGAGTGGCTAAAACACTCTCAGGAGTTCGTGCGCTACGGCGGTACTTTCGTGCCGTATCTCATGGGTACGGTTACGGGCTCTGGCGACGCCGCTACTATGGCGTTCAACCAAGCTATCACCGTTCACGCCGCGGATCTGGGCTTCGCGCAGGATAAGCTAGGCATGGCTGCTGCGATATCTGGCGCGCTAGGCCGCTCGTCGTCTCCTATCGCGGGTGCAGCGATCGTGTGCGCGGGTCTAGCTATGGTTAGCCCGGTCGAGATAGCCAAGCGAACGGCCCCAGCGATGGCGATAGCCGTGTGTGTTATAGCGTTTTTTATGCTCTAA